One genomic region from Quercus robur chromosome 4, dhQueRobu3.1, whole genome shotgun sequence encodes:
- the LOC126724597 gene encoding uncharacterized protein LOC126724597: protein MTSRGKGQSSQVIPDLKKKRPVDTPEEGEVAVQPTKQQKTTRAPRSRRGTSSDSRDEGNLAEVRTALRPWDPKLELDGLAIPYTASVREYNRGRAGYVAEALEQPLLLPRDMEAYRRCTQSELFLSLKRDLALITQQVFVAEEFCRSSRNLAEAETQARTEVEKALGSLRHDHTKLTAEFKDSENRRKSAEAGLKTAEDQAEDQRKQLYTAQLNLNTERQAVQDLRTALQKVEDELRLAREEVQLIREATEAEKNAARQLGAEETEARLSEEIPEVCREYCDISWSIFYPPEIRVNPDEAQVTSEQDLAVPDAVLVPDVAKDPATDSTVEAPPPQPEQKEDPPAEA from the exons agaagaggccggtggACACGCCAGAGGAAGGCGAGGTGGCTGtccagccgaccaagcagcagAAAACTAcacgggcgccaaggagcagaaggggcaCCTCCTCGGACAGTAGGGATGAGGGGAACCTTGCTGAAGTGCGCACTGCCCTTCGTCCATGGGACCCAaagttggagctggatgggCTCGCCATTCCTTACactgcttcggtccgagagtataatcGTGGCCGGGCGGGGTACGTGGCGGAGGCCTTAGAGCAGCCCCTACTTCTTCCTAGGGACATGGAGGCTTACAGGCGGTGCACTcagtccgagctcttcctatcccttaaGAGGGATCTCGCGCTG attactcagcaggtcttTGTGGCCGAGGAGTTTTGCCGTAGTAGCCGTAATCtggctgaggctgagacccaggctcggacagaggtggagaaagccttggggtcccttAGGCATGATCACACTAAACTCACGGCTGAGTTCAAGGATTCGGAGAACCGACGTAAAAGTGCAGAGGCCGGCCTAAAGACTGCCGAGGATCAGGCGGAGGACCAACGCAAACAACTGTACACGGCTCAGCTTAACCTTAACACCGAGAGGCAGGCAGTGCAGGATCTGAGGACTGCCCTGCAAAAGGTGGAGGATGAACTGAGGCTGGCAAGGGAGGAAgtccagctgatccgagaggccacggaggccgagaagaatgctgctcgccagcttgGGGCCGAAGAGACTGAGGCCAGGTTATCTGAGGAGATCCCTGAGGTGTGCAGGGAGTACTGCgacatttcatgg agcatcttctatcctccggAGATCCGAGTTAACCCTGATGAAGCCCAAGTCACTTCGGAGCaagacctggcggtgcctgatgccgtacTTGTGCCTGATGTGGCTAAGGATCCTGCCACTGACTCTACCGTTgaggctcctcctcctcagcccgagcagaaagaagatcctcccgCTGAAGCTTAG